Proteins from one Clostridium cellulovorans 743B genomic window:
- a CDS encoding helix-turn-helix domain-containing protein produces the protein MNKTATFIEVFETIETGSSAVYEDLPENTFAEKIFKLRMLHGLTQRQFAARCGIGYSSVCKYELGYTPSSYNLEKIIDALNLDINYFD, from the coding sequence GTGAACAAAACTGCAACTTTTATAGAAGTGTTCGAAACCATTGAAACAGGCTCGTCTGCAGTATATGAGGATTTGCCTGAAAATACTTTTGCGGAGAAAATATTTAAGCTTAGGATGCTTCATGGGCTAACTCAGCGTCAGTTTGCTGCTAGGTGTGGGATTGGATATTCAAGTGTTTGTAAGTATGAGCTTGGATATACTCCAAGCTCATATAATCTAGAAAAGATAATAGATGCTTTAAATTTAGATATAAACTATTTTGATTAA
- a CDS encoding DUF4272 domain-containing protein: MKKAKEIIARSVILLCVSDRCALEKSTIGGRAYSKKQREEQRIAIYKWQQNNRYTDFMTKNEKLLFEQEVGSGNKNEILSIQVQYETIEPCLWTIGLVKKLSSYNQFVLDDFHPVLQIGMNHTLERLLDTRSLQANEDIQLQNEISMLWHWRAVECNNSIFKLSLLKTLLNQCLGINMKKF; encoded by the coding sequence GTGAAGAAGGCTAAAGAAATTATAGCAAGGTCAGTAATACTTTTATGCGTATCAGATAGATGTGCTTTAGAGAAGTCGACGATTGGTGGAAGAGCATATTCAAAGAAACAAAGAGAGGAACAAAGAATAGCTATATACAAATGGCAACAAAACAACAGGTATACTGATTTTATGACAAAAAATGAAAAATTGTTGTTTGAACAAGAGGTAGGTAGCGGAAATAAAAATGAAATATTATCTATCCAAGTTCAATACGAAACAATAGAACCATGTTTGTGGACGATTGGATTGGTAAAGAAGTTATCAAGTTATAATCAATTTGTTTTAGATGACTTTCATCCAGTGTTGCAAATAGGCATGAATCATACATTGGAGAGATTACTCGATACTCGTAGTTTACAAGCCAATGAAGACATACAACTACAGAATGAAATTTCGATGTTATGGCATTGGAGAGCAGTAGAGTGTAATAATTCAATATTTAAACTAAGTCTGTTAAAGACGTTATTAAATCAGTGTTTGGGCATCAATATGAAAAAGTTTTAG
- a CDS encoding HNH endonuclease has protein sequence MDYMKSGKGPLKNPSKDWAWHHPADASGKIRLVPKNQHQSPTLQEILYPGPNGQGGFGLFK, from the coding sequence ATGGATTATATGAAAAGTGGTAAAGGTCCATTAAAAAATCCGTCAAAGGATTGGGCATGGCATCATCCAGCTGATGCTTCGGGGAAAATTAGGTTAGTCCCAAAAAATCAACATCAAAGTCCGACATTGCAAGAAATACTTTATCCAGGACCTAATGGTCAGGGGGGATTCGGATTATTTAAATAA
- a CDS encoding FAD-dependent oxidoreductase, translating to MSTYYPLEKLRKIPGLEFAKYADPYAGGIGNSIRYLAVSPRTNDMRVRGLDNLFVAGEKSGLFVGHIEAMATGSLAGYNAVRYGIGMPLLTLPISTAIGDIISYENYRESTIDGRKNRYTFSGAEYFNRMKSLGLYSLDNEEIKRRIEKNNLTDIFKIKLI from the coding sequence ATGTCCACGTATTATCCACTAGAAAAACTAAGAAAAATTCCAGGACTTGAATTTGCTAAATATGCAGATCCATATGCAGGCGGAATAGGAAATTCTATAAGATACTTAGCGGTATCGCCTAGAACAAATGATATGAGAGTAAGAGGACTTGATAATTTATTTGTTGCTGGAGAAAAGAGTGGACTATTTGTGGGGCACATTGAAGCTATGGCAACAGGATCTTTAGCAGGTTACAATGCTGTTAGATATGGCATTGGTATGCCACTGTTAACTCTTCCTATTAGTACAGCCATTGGAGATATTATTTCTTATGAAAACTATAGGGAGTCTACTATTGATGGAAGAAAAAATAGATATACTTTCTCAGGTGCTGAGTATTTCAATAGGATGAAGTCTTTAGGATTATATTCCCTTGATAATGAAGAGATTAAGAGAAGAATTGAAAAGAATAATTTGACCGATATATTTAAGATTAAGTTGATTTAA